The nucleotide window CGACCTTTGCCCGCTGCCGCCGCTCGGGACCGTTCGTGAGGATCCCCACGGGACCTGCCGCCGCCGCGACCGACAGCGCGTCGACCGCGCCCGGGAGGTACGCGACCCGCGAGTCGTCCGCGACCGCCTCGAACGCCTCGGCGAGCGCAATCGGGTCGACGTTGCGGCCGTGTTGTGCCGCCAACCGCGCGAATCCCGCCCCGAGGTAGCCGACGCGGTCGTCCGGGTCCGGCGCGCCGTCGAGGAGCGGCCACAGCTCATCCGGCTCGCCGAACGGCTCGACGCCAGCCGCCTCGAACGCCCGGCGGTACAGCGCGGTCACGTCGTGGTCGTGGCGGCACAGCGTGTCGTCGAGGTCGAACGCGACCGCCGCGAACCGGCTCATACGGGATCGAACGCCCCGCGCGGCGAAGTCCGTTTCGGCGACGCGCCCGTACCCCCGCCGATGCCCGACCCCGAGGACACCCACGACTGCGAGACCTGCGGTGCGACCGTCGCCGTTGCGGACGCCCGCCGCTCCGAGCCGCTCGGCGACCTCGACCCCGGAACGTGGCAGACGCTGAACTGCCCGCGCTGCGGCGACCGGCTCGCGACCGTGTTCGTCGGCGACGAGTGACCTGCCGCCGCCTGACCGGCTCTGACACCCGACTGAACCTCATGCTAACACCCAACACTATCTACGGCTCCGGCCCGTACCCGCCGCATGGTCGACTTCGGCACGGTCTACTTGATCGCGACCGGCGCGGCGCTGCTGTTCGCGCTCGGCGTCGGGCTCCGAGTCCTCGCCGGGGTATTCCGGGACGGTCGCGAGCGCAGCCGAAAGCGGCGCGAGGGGGAGGTCGAGCGCTACACCGAGGACCCCGTCTACGACCGCGACCCGCCGGACGCAGACGCAGGGGGACAGCGGATCTGTCCACAGTGCGGCGCGGAGAACGCGTCCGAGTTCGTGTACTGCTCCGAGTGTGCGGCACCGCTCGGTCCGAATCCGTGACTGGAGCCGCGTTGACTGACCGAGCCCGCCCGAGAGGACAGGGGCAGTTCGATCGATAGGCGAAACTCTCGAATCTAAACCGTGCGAAAAAGCCATCCCGCCTCCCCGATTTGGACTCGCCGAGACGGCCGATCTCGCTGCGCTCGGTCGCTGCGACTCGCCCGCTCAAATCGGGTCGGGAGCATTTATACTGCTCACTGTTCGGTCGCTCCGCTCCCTCACGAGTTCGCAGGAAAATGCCGCCTCCCCGATTTGAACGCCGGAAGACTTCGCTGCGCTCGTCTTCCGAGCCCCCGCTCGCTCCGCTCGCGGGGACGGGGGACAGCTCGATCTTCAGTCGGAACTCTCGAACTTGAATCGTACCGAAAAACTATGCCGCCTCCCCGATTTGAACGGGGGACAGCTCGATCTTCAGTCGAGTGCTCTCCCAGTCTGAGCTAAGGCGGCTCGCACTCGAAGTAACGCCGAATCGGGACAAAAGGATTTCGAAAGACTGCGGCTCGATCGCCGGACCGCCCCCATCTCTCCCCTCGATTGCGGACGTGCCCGCCGAAACCGGTCGATTTCACCGCTGCTTGCAGGCGACGGAGACGAACCGAGGTAGCGCAACCGACCCCTCTCCGGCCGACGTATCGGGTATCGATGTCCGATCACGATCACGACGATCACGACCACGACACCCACCACGAACACCTCGAAGCCGCCGTCGACGAGCGCGACGACTGGGCGCGCCGCCGCCGAAAGGGGATTCCGACCGACAAGAACCTCCTCGTCGTCGCCTGTATGGACGAGCGCATCCCGATCGAGGAGGCGCTCGGCATCGACCTCGGCGACGCGCAGGTGTTCCGCAACGCCGGCGGCAAGGTGACCGACGACGTGATCCGGTCGGCCGCGCTCACGACGAACTTCTTCGACACCGACGAGATCGTCGTGATCAACCACACCGACTGCGGCATGATGAGCGCCCCCGACGCGGCGATCCGCGACGGGCTCGCGGCGCAGGCCGGCGACCTCGACGACGCCGACCTCGACCCCTCGCTGCCGGAACTCACCATCGGTGACGCCGACCTCCTCGACTGGGTGAAGATGACCGACGACATCGACGCGGCCTGCGCCGCGCAGGTCGAGTACCTCCGCGAGTCCGCGTTCATCCCGGACGACACGACCGTCTCCGGCTACGTCTACGAGGTCGAGTCCGGCGAACTCCGCCGCCCCGACGAGCGGATCGCCGAAGAGATCAGCGAGCGACGGGCCTGAGCGTCCGACGCGGTTGATCCGACCGTCCGGCTGCGACGCTTCGATCGACCGACGAGACGACCCCTGCCGCCGCACCGGCCGAGGTGTGACGTTTTTATGCGCCCGCGGCGAACCCCGTCACGAATGGACCGAGTACGCGCGCCCGCGTTCGAGCGAGGTGATGTCGGTGGGCGCTGACGGCGATTCTGCCTCCGGATCTGACGCCGCGACCGACGCCACCGACGCGCCCGTCGTCGCCGGCTTCTTCTCCGGCTGTGGCGGGCTCGACTTGGGCTTCGAACGGGCCGGCTTCGACGTCGCGCTCGGGAGCGACCAGTGGGAGCCGGCCGCCGAGACCTACCGCCGAAACTTCCCAGACGTGGAGTTCGTCGATGAGGACGTCCGCGAACTCGACGCCGCGGCGATCCGCGAGTCCGTCGAGCGCGCCGGCTACGACCCCGGCGGGGTCGACGTGGTGATCGGCGGCCCGCCGTGTCAGGGCTTCAGCCGGCTCAACAACGAGCAGATCGAACTCGACGAGATGGAGAAGGACCGGCGGAACACGCTGTTCGAGGAGTTCCTCCGCGTCGTCTCCGTCCTCGAACCCCGGCTCGTCCTGATGGAGAACGTCCGCGACCTGATCAACCGCCAGACCAGCGACGACCGGTACGTGAAAGACCTCATCGTCGACGAGTTCGCGGCCCACGGCTACAAGTGCGAGTACCGGGTGCTGGAGGCCGAACAGTACGGCGTCCCCCAGAAGCGCCGCCGGATCTTCTTCGTGGGCACCGACCGCGACGTTCCCATCCGGTTCCCGGAGCCGACGACCCCGGAGGGGAGCTGGCGCACCGCCGGCGAGGCGCTCGCGGACGCGAGCGACGACCTCCCGAACATGACGTACGCGAACACCGGCGAGAAGACGCTCGAACGCATCCGTCACGTCCCGCCGGGCGGCTACTACCGCGACCTCCCCGACCGCCTGAAGACAAAGAAGTACCGCTGCGACTGCGAGGACACCGACACCTGCCCCCACGAGCCGGAGATCGTCAAGCGGTACGGCACGTACCTCCGCCGGCTCCACCCCGAGGAGCCGTCGCTGACGGTGAGCACGAACGTCTTCATCCACCCGAGCGAGGACCGCTACCTCACGCCCCGCGAGATGGCGCGGCTCCAGACGTTCCCCGACGAGTTCGCCTTCGAGGGGACGAAGACCGACGTGCTGAAACAGATCGGCAACGCGGTCCCGGTCCGACTGGGCGAGGAACTGGCGCGCCAGCTGCTGGAGTACTTTCCCGAGGTCCGCGACGCGCCGCCCGCCGACCCCGACGTGTACGAACAGCAGTCGCTGACTGACTTGGCCTGACTTTGGTTCGGTAGTCGCGGAAAACGCGTATGGGGCCGCTGAGAGTCGAACTCAGGTCCACTGCACCCAAGGCAGCGAGGATACCACTACCCCACGGCCCCTCGCCTCACACTACCCGCATGAGTCGCTAAAGCGTTTCGTTGCGCGGGCGGGGGACGCCCCGTGTCGCCTCGCTCTGAACGCCCCCGATCACTCCTCGTCGTCGCGCCGTTCGAGGTCGGCGACGATGTCGTACGGGTCGGTGCCCTTCCGCACCGAATCGAGGATGAAGAACGCCTCGTCGGGCGCGAGGAAGTGCCTGGTGACGCCCCGACCGAGCGGCGTCGGCTCGAAGCCGTCGATGAAGTTCCACTCCAACAGCCTCCCGAGCGCGTGCTTCGTCGGGACCTCGCCGATCATGCGATCGTTGAGGCGCTTCGCCTTCTTGCCCGCGACGACGACGTTCGCGAGCGTCTCCTCGGCGGCCGCGGTCTCGTCGTAGTGGGTCGCCACGTCCTCCATCTCGCCTTTCAGGAGGGTGAAGGCGACCTCGTCCTCCGTGCGGTCCATCGAGCCGTGGTAGACGCCGTCGGGCTCGACGAGGAGGTAGACGCGGCCGCGGTCGTGGTAGTCCGGCCGGCCGGCGCGGCCGAGCATCTGGGAGAACTCCTGAACGGAGAGCCACTCGATCCCCATCGCCAGCGAGTCGAAGATCACCTGCGAGGCGGGGAAGTCGACTCCGGCCGCCAGCGCCGCGGTGGTGACGACCGCGGAGAGATCCTGGTCACCGAACTGCCGTTCGACCTTCTTCCGACGCTTGTAGTCGAGCCCGGCGTGGTACGGCGTGGAGTCGTACCGGAGCTTGCGGCTGATCTCGTGACAGCGCCGCCGCGAGTTCGTGAAGATGATCGTCTGGCCGCGGTACCCCTTCGACGACTTCGTGTCGAACTCCCGTTTGACGAGCTTGTCCGCTATCTGCGCCTTCTCGCGGCTGTCGGCGAAGGTGACGTGGCGCTCGATGGGGACGGGGCGCTCCTCGTACTCGATGAGCGTCGCCCGGAGCTTCTTCGCGAGCCATTCGGGGTTCCCGACGGTCGCCGAGAGGTAGACGAACTGGGTGCCGTCGTAGCCCGAATGCGTCTCCATCCGGTTCTCGCTGTAGTACTTCAGCCGCGAGATGAGGCCGTCGAGCCGGTGGCCGCGCTCGCCCTCCTTCAGGGTGTGGACCTCGTCGATGACGACCGTCCCCACGTCGCCCAGATCCTTCCCGGTCCGGAGCGCGTGGTCGATTCCCTCGTAGGTGCCGACGATCACGTCGGCGTGCGGGTCGAACCGGTTGCCGTCGTCGTTCACCCGCGAGGAGCCGACCCGGATGGACACGTCGAGCAGGTCGCCGTAGCGGTCCTCGAAGTCCTCGTGTTTCTGGTTTGCGAGCGCGACGAGCGGGACTAAAAAGAGGAGCTTCCCGTTCCCCTTCAGCGCCCGGTCGATCCCGGTCAACTCTCCGACGAGGGTCTTCCCCGTTGCGGTCGCCGACACGACCAGCTGGTCGTCGCCGTCGAGCAGGCCGTTCCGCACGGAGAGGCTCTGGACGGGGAGCAGCTCCTCGAACCGCCCTTGGAGCTTCGCGGACAGGTCCGAGTGGAGGTCCAGGTCCTCGGTTCGCACGGGACTCACGTCGTCGACGTTCGCGGAGACCTCGTCGTACTTCGTGAGGTCGGGGTCGAGTCCGCCCTGAAGGAGGCTCACGATCCGGTCTAAGTCCCCGGACTCGTACAGCAGCTCTTCGAGGCGCTCCTCGGCCGCGCCCGTGAACTCGCCTTTGTACGACAGCTCCCGCTCCAGCTCCCGCCGGGCGCAGTCGCGGCAGATCAGCTCGCCGTTGTGTTCGACCGCCTCCTCGCTCGTGATCGGTCCGTACCGCCCGTCGCTCGCGCACCGCCGGCAGGTCCGCACGGTGAGCGACTCCAGTTGGTAGCCGTCGAGCATCGCCTCCAATCGCTTCCGGTTCTCGGGCGTGGTCTGCTCGGAGACCCGGATGCGGTCGGCCGCCCGCGCGAGGTCGACGAACTCGTCCGGCTGCCGGGGGTGGTCCTCGCCGTCGCGGATCACCCGGAACTTCGCCGGACGCGGGCCGGCGGACGTATCCTTGAGTTCGAGCCGCCCGCGGAGCACGCGGTTCCCGTCGCGGTTCGCGACGACGGTGTAGTCGCTCCGCGACTCGTGGAGGAACAGCGTCTCGACCTCGGCCAACTGCTGTGACACTGCCGTTCGGTACGCGAGCGAGGTATTTCAGGAGTTCGGCTCGGGGGTCGCGCCCGTGGTTCCACGTGCGCGGCGGCGCAGCTACACGAACGGGTCGCACCGAAAAGAACCCGCCTCACGGACGGGGAGAGCGGTCCTACGAGACGAGCAGCTTCTCGCCGCGGTCGACCGTGATCCGGCACGGCGGGGAGAGCTTGTTGTACGCGCGGCGGAACGCCTCCTTCACGACGGACGCCTGCTCGACGTCGCAGTACGCCGTGAAGACGACGTCGTCCTTGTTGAGCCGGGCCGCGGTGCCGACCGGCTTGCCGAACGCCTGCCGCATCCCGTCGGAGACGCGGTCCGCGCCGGCTCCGGTCGCCTGCTTGTTCTCCCGGATGACCTGGTGGGGGAACTTCCGGAGGGTCATCTTGTAGTTGCCCTCGCCGAGCTCCTTGATCAGGTGGCGGTTCGCCGAGAGGCGCGCGCTCTCCAAGGAGCCGTGTCGCACCTGAAGCTCCTCTTCGACGCGGAGGCTGATCTGGACGGGGTAGTCGTCCGGCTCGGCGGTGAGGTCGCCCATGTTGTGCTGCGCGATCTTCGAGCCGGGAATGCCCGTGATGTACTCGCGGCGGGTGTACGACGGCTTGTCGATCGTCCGATACATAGAGGCGGGTTTGTCAGACATGGCTACTTGTCCGATGTAGCCGCCGCTGCGTCGATAAAGCCTTCGATAGCGAGGCGTTCCCGTCGGCCCGTTCGGCGTCGACGAGGGCGCTCGCCCCGATCGCGGTGCGTGTTGACACGCCGGTCGGCTCACTCCGTCGGCGTCGGTTCGAGCGCGACGTGGTCGAATCCGCGGTCCGCGAGACGCTCCGCGGCCCGGTCGGTTATCGACGGCGCGACGAGGATTCCGCGGACCGCGGTGACGCCGTCGTTCCCGGGGTCAGCGTTGTTTTCGGCGTCGAGGTCGCTTTCCGGATCGTTCTCGATGTCGGGGTCGTTCTCGGCGTCAGCGGTGCCGTCGGCGGCAGCGGCGGACGCTCCGACGCCCAACTCCTCCTCCATCGCCCGCACGTACCGCGCCAGTTGTCCCACCGCGTCCGGGCCGACCCGGCGACGCTTCAGCTCGACGACGACCGGCGTCTCGTCGGCGTCGACCCCGAAGATGTCCATCGGACCGGCGCTGGAGGGGCGTTCCGTCTCCCTCGGCTCGAATCCCGATTCGACGAGGTCGGGGCGCTCTAAGATCCGGGTTCGGAGATCCTCCTCGCTGCCGTGGAGGTCGAGGTCGCGGCCCCCAGTCACGGCCATCGCGGAGAGCTGGTGAACGTCGGAGAAGCGGACCGTCAGCGTCTCGTCGGGGTTCGACCGCGTCGAGACCACGCGGAGCCGGCCGTCGCGGACCGCGGCGCGGTGTTCCGACCCCGGCGGCTGCCAGTTGACCGGCTGGCGGCCCTCGTCGGTGTGGACGAGGGCAGCGCCGTCCGGCTTCAACACGAGCAGGCGGTCGCCGGCCCCCAGATCCGAGGCGGCGCGGCCCTCGTACGAGACCGTACAGCGACCGAACACGCTGATCAGGTCGCCCCGCTCGAAGGCGTCCTCAAGTTCCCAGAGGGACTCGCGGTGGCTCGGGTCGTGGACGCTCGTGACTGTCACTGGACCCCGTAGGCGGTCGCGGCTGAAAAAGGGCGCGCGCCGGGTCCGCTTCGCTTCAGTCGCTCCGCCGCGACACCGCGATGCCGGCGACGAAGAGCACCGCCCCGAGCGCGAAGGCGGCGATGCGAAGCGTCGTGTCCGAAACGAGGATTCCGGCCAGCACCGAGACACCGAATCCGGCGTGTAACACCGCAGTCAGGTTCATGAACCCGATACGGCCGCGTCGCACAAAAGGTGGTCGAACGGGACCGAACCGATCAAACCGAGGCGTCCGATCGGTCGACTCCGGTCCCCGTCTGGTGGCGTTACGTCCCGTGCTCCCAGCTGCCCATGTACTCGCGCTGCTCGTCGGTGAGGTCGTCGTACTCGACGCCCTCGGCGGCGAGTTTGATGTCCGCGACCTCGCGGTCGAGCTCGTCGGGTACGTCGTGGACGCCGGCGTCGTAGCTCTCGCCGTTGGCGGCCAGTTCGCGGACGACGACCGCCTGAACGCCGAAGCTCTGGTCCATCACTTCGACCGGGTGGCCCAGCGCGATGGGCGCGGCGAGGTTGACGAGCCGGCCCTCTGCGATGACGTTCAGGACGCGGCCATCTTCCATCTCGAACCCCTCGACGCCGTCGCGGACCTCGTAGCGGTCGACCGCGAGGTCGTCGAGGTGATCGAGGTTCACTTCCACGTCGAAGTGGCCGGCGTTCGCGAGCAGGACGCCGTCGTTCATCTCCTCGAAGTGCTCGCGGGTGATCACGTCGCGGTTGCCGGTCGTCGTGATGAACACGTCGCCCTTCTTCGCCGCCTCGACCATCGGCAGCACCTCGTATCCCTCCATGTGGGCTTCGAGCGCCTTGCGGGGGTCGACCTCGCAGACGATGACGTTCGCGTTCTGGCCGGAGGCCTTCTTCGCGACGCCCTTCCCGCACTGGCCGAACCCGCCGACGACGACGTTCTTCCCGGCCCACGAGAGGTTCGTCGTCATCGCGATGGTCGCGAGCGACGACTCGCCCGTGCCGTGGACGTTGTCGAACAGCTGTTTCATCGGCGTGTCGTTCACGGCGAAGACGGGGTAGTGTAACTCGCCGTCGGCGTCCATCGCGCGCAGGCGGTCGACCCCCGTCGTCGTCTCCTCGGCTCCGCCGACGATGGAGTCGATCAGGTCAGGGTACTCCTCGTGGACGAGCTTCACCATGTCCATCCCGTCGTCGACGGTGATGGTCGGCTCGTGGGCGATACAGGCGTGCATCGCGTCGTAGTACTCCTCGTCGTCGACGCCGCGGACCGCGTAGGAGGTGATCGACTCGTGGGTGTCGAGCGCGGCCGACACGTCGTCGTGCGTCGAGAGGGGGTTACAGCCGGTTATCGCGACCTCGGCTCCGCCCTCGGCGAGCAGTTCGACGAGGTTCGCGGTCTTCGCCTCGACGTGCATCGCCATCGCGATCGTCTCGCCCGCGAGCGGCTGCTCGTCGACGAAGTCGTCGCGAAGGGCGTTGAGAATCGGCATGTGCTGGAGCGCCCAGTCCATCTTCCGGCGTCCCTCCTCTCGGGCGGTTTCGACGTCAGAGAGGTGCTTTGACACCGGCGGATACGCGGTTTCGCTCATACCACTTGGTTCGCTCACGGCGCACTAAACCCTGCCGACACCGGTCTACGCGTGAAAAAGGAGCGCCGTCAGTTCGTCGGCGTCCGCGCGACCGCGCGGACGGCCAAGTCGGGTCGTCAGTTACCGCCCGGGCCGCCGGCGTGGTCCGGCGGGCCGCTCTCGCCGTCCTCGTCGTCTTCGTCGTCCGCGTCGTCGTCATCGTCGTCGTCTCCTTCCGCGTCGTCCTCTTCCCCGTCCTCTTCTTCCGTGTCGTCCGCTTCGGTCTCGTCGTCCTCGGCGTCGTCACCGTTCGGGCCGGCGTGGTCCGGCGGGCCGCGCTCGCCGTCGTCGCTGCCGTTGCCGACGCCCTCGGGCGCGTTGCCGGGCGCGTCGCTGGCGTTGCCGTCGTCCTCGTCGTCACCGGCGTCGTCCGAGGCGTTACCGGGGTTGTTCTCCGTCGCGAAGTCGGAGACGGCCGCGCCGATACCGCCCTCGCGGTCGCTGATGTTCTCGATGAAGTCGCGCATCAGCTGACCGAACGGCGTTCCCGCGGAGTCGTCTTCCTCGTCGTCGTCGCCGGCCGTCAGCTCGACCGTCGTCGAGGCGCTCCGGTTGTCGTACTCGGCGGTCACGTCGACGGTCACGTCCTCCTCGGCGGCCGGAAGCGTCACGGTGCCGTTCGCGTCCGTCTCGTACTCGCCCGTCCCCGCGTACGAGGCGTTCTCGTCGGCGTCGTCCGCGAGGGCGACGCCGACCGTGGCGTTCTCGACGGGGTCGTCGTCGTCGCTGACCGTGACGACGGGTTCGTCGTCGGTGTTCTCAACGTCGAGTTCGAGCCCGTCGGGCGCTTCGAGGTCGACCGTCGTCGAGACGCTCCGGTTGTCGTACTCGGCGGTCACGTCGACGGTCACGTCTTCCTCGGCGGCCGGAAGCGTCACCGTGCCGTTCGCGTCCGTGTCGTACTCGCCCGTCCCCGCGTACGAGGCGTTCGCGGGGTCGGCGACGCTCACGTTAACCGTGGCGTTCTCGACGGCCTCGTCGTCGTCGGTGACGGTGACGACCGGCTCGCCGTCGGCGTCCTCAACGTCGAGTTCGAGTCCGTCGGGCGCTTCGAGGTCGACGGTCGTCGAGGCCGTCTCGTTACCTGAGGCGACGGTCACGTCGACCGTGACGTCCTCCTCTGCGGCGGGGAGCTCGACGGTACCGTTCGCGTCCGTCTGATACTCCCCCGCTCCCGCGTACGATTCGTTCTCGTCGTCGTCCTCGTCGGCGACGCTCACGACGACCGTGGCGTTCTCGACTGCGGTGTCGTTCTGTGTCACCGTAACGGTCGGTTCGCCGTCCGCGTCCTCGACGGCCACTTCGAGGTGGCCGTCGGCGGCCGCGACGCCGGTCATCGCGCCGAGCGCGACGACCGCGATCAGCAGCAGGCTGGTGATGCGTTTGCTCATGTCCACTTGGGTCCAACCGCCGTTACCGTATAAAAAGGAGAGTCGCTTAACGCGGTTTAATCCGGTTTATTCTCGGGTTAGCGGGTTTGTGACGTCTGTTTGGAGTTTGGTGGCTATCTCGGGCGCGATTCGGGTAATTCGTGGTCGGTTCGACTCCGATCCGTCGTCGCGCGCGCTATCGAAAACTGGTATCGGTGAAAATCAACGCGCCACAAAAAACACCGCCGAAACCCTAGTCGCTCGATACTACGGAACCGACGTTGTGACCGAGACCGTCGAAGCCCCAGCCGCGAGGACTCGATGCGCTCGCTGTGGTCCTCAGTCGCTCGCTTCGCTCGCTCCTTGCGGTCCTTGCGTCGCGCGTCTTCGTCCTCGCGACTGCCCCTTCGAATCCCGCCCCTCCGGAAGACGTTCCTGCTCGCTTCGCTGCGCGGGCTGCGACTTCCGTGCTCCCGCTCGCTTCGTCGCCGGCGGCGAAGCCGCCGGCTGCCCGTGGCGCTCCGCGCCACGCTGCTCGCGGGAACGCACCGCGACCGCACCTCACGCCTCCCCAGCCTCGTCTGCGGCTCCCGTTGGTCGCCGCAGACTCCCTCGCGCGGCGCTGCTTCGCGGCCGCCGGTGGCGGCCGCTCGCAGGCGCGCGCCACCGCGAAAAAGATCGGAGCGACACGTCTTCCTTCTTACTCCGCCGCATCCACGCGGTCGACGAGGTCGCTCGCGGCCTCGGCGGCGCGCGCTTGGACCGCCTCGGCGTCGAGCGTCAGCACCTCGCGGTCGCGCATGAGGACTTCGCCGTCACACACCGTGTGGCGCACGTCGCTCCCGCGGGCCGCGTAGGCGAGGTGCGAGACGGGGTCGTGGACGGGCGTCAGGTGCGGGGCGTCGAAGTCGACGACCGCGAGGTCCGCGGCCGCGCCCGACTCGATCCGACCCCCGGGAAGGCCGAGGGCGTCCGCGCCGCCCGCAGTCGCCATCTCCACGACCGCCGCGGCGGGGACCGCGCTCGCGTCGTCCGCGGCGAGCTTCCCGAGCATCGCGGCGTCGCGCATCTCGTCGAACACGTCGAGGTCGTTGTTCGAGGCCGCCCCGTCGGTGCCGAGCGCGACCGTCACGCCCGCCTCGCGGAGGCGCTGGACCGGGGCCATCCCGCTCGCGAGTTTCATGTTCGAGGCCGGACAGTGGACCACCGCGGTCCCCGCCTCGGCGAGCCGGTCGATCTCCGAGCCGTCGACGTGGACGCCGTGTGCGAAGAAGTCGTCCGGGCCGAGCGCGTCGAGATCCTCGGCGTACGCGATCGGTCGCTCGCCCCGCTCGTCGACGATCGGATCGACCTCGTCGGTCGTCTCGTTCGCGTGGAGGTGGACCGGGATACCCGCCTCGCGCGCCTCGGCGATCCCCTCGCGGAGGTACTCCTCGCCGACCGTCGTCAGCGAGTGCGGCATGAACGCCGTGCGGATCCGGCCGTCCGCGGCCCCGTCGAGTTCGCGGGCGACGGCGAGGCTCTTCTCTACGTCCGCGCGGGCGTCCCCGTCGTCTTTGCCCACGGTGACGACGCCGTGGCCGAGCCGCGCGCGCAGCCCCGCGCGGTCGATGGCGTCCGCGACGCGGTCCATCGCGAAGTACATGTCCGCGAACGCGGTCGTCCCCGACCGGATCATCTCGACCGCGCCGAG belongs to Halorubrum sp. DM2 and includes:
- a CDS encoding HAD family hydrolase, giving the protein MSRFAAVAFDLDDTLCRHDHDVTALYRRAFEAAGVEPFGEPDELWPLLDGAPDPDDRVGYLGAGFARLAAQHGRNVDPIALAEAFEAVADDSRVAYLPGAVDALSVAAAAGPVGILTNGPERRQRAKVEALGLADRVDAIVYAGDLPRRKPHVEPFDRLTTALSVDPGEMLYVGNSLSYDVAGAHNAGLRSAWLRADPDDAAAPYRPDYVLDSLDELAALLRCDPEPETEADA
- a CDS encoding zinc ribbon domain-containing protein: MVDFGTVYLIATGAALLFALGVGLRVLAGVFRDGRERSRKRREGEVERYTEDPVYDRDPPDADAGGQRICPQCGAENASEFVYCSECAAPLGPNP
- a CDS encoding carbonic anhydrase — translated: MSDHDHDDHDHDTHHEHLEAAVDERDDWARRRRKGIPTDKNLLVVACMDERIPIEEALGIDLGDAQVFRNAGGKVTDDVIRSAALTTNFFDTDEIVVINHTDCGMMSAPDAAIRDGLAAQAGDLDDADLDPSLPELTIGDADLLDWVKMTDDIDAACAAQVEYLRESAFIPDDTTVSGYVYEVESGELRRPDERIAEEISERRA
- a CDS encoding DNA cytosine methyltransferase; amino-acid sequence: MSVGADGDSASGSDAATDATDAPVVAGFFSGCGGLDLGFERAGFDVALGSDQWEPAAETYRRNFPDVEFVDEDVRELDAAAIRESVERAGYDPGGVDVVIGGPPCQGFSRLNNEQIELDEMEKDRRNTLFEEFLRVVSVLEPRLVLMENVRDLINRQTSDDRYVKDLIVDEFAAHGYKCEYRVLEAEQYGVPQKRRRIFFVGTDRDVPIRFPEPTTPEGSWRTAGEALADASDDLPNMTYANTGEKTLERIRHVPPGGYYRDLPDRLKTKKYRCDCEDTDTCPHEPEIVKRYGTYLRRLHPEEPSLTVSTNVFIHPSEDRYLTPREMARLQTFPDEFAFEGTKTDVLKQIGNAVPVRLGEELARQLLEYFPEVRDAPPADPDVYEQQSLTDLA
- a CDS encoding DEAD/DEAH box helicase; translated protein: MSQQLAEVETLFLHESRSDYTVVANRDGNRVLRGRLELKDTSAGPRPAKFRVIRDGEDHPRQPDEFVDLARAADRIRVSEQTTPENRKRLEAMLDGYQLESLTVRTCRRCASDGRYGPITSEEAVEHNGELICRDCARRELERELSYKGEFTGAAEERLEELLYESGDLDRIVSLLQGGLDPDLTKYDEVSANVDDVSPVRTEDLDLHSDLSAKLQGRFEELLPVQSLSVRNGLLDGDDQLVVSATATGKTLVGELTGIDRALKGNGKLLFLVPLVALANQKHEDFEDRYGDLLDVSIRVGSSRVNDDGNRFDPHADVIVGTYEGIDHALRTGKDLGDVGTVVIDEVHTLKEGERGHRLDGLISRLKYYSENRMETHSGYDGTQFVYLSATVGNPEWLAKKLRATLIEYEERPVPIERHVTFADSREKAQIADKLVKREFDTKSSKGYRGQTIIFTNSRRRCHEISRKLRYDSTPYHAGLDYKRRKKVERQFGDQDLSAVVTTAALAAGVDFPASQVIFDSLAMGIEWLSVQEFSQMLGRAGRPDYHDRGRVYLLVEPDGVYHGSMDRTEDEVAFTLLKGEMEDVATHYDETAAAEETLANVVVAGKKAKRLNDRMIGEVPTKHALGRLLEWNFIDGFEPTPLGRGVTRHFLAPDEAFFILDSVRKGTDPYDIVADLERRDDEE
- a CDS encoding 50S ribosomal protein L16 gives rise to the protein MSDKPASMYRTIDKPSYTRREYITGIPGSKIAQHNMGDLTAEPDDYPVQISLRVEEELQVRHGSLESARLSANRHLIKELGEGNYKMTLRKFPHQVIRENKQATGAGADRVSDGMRQAFGKPVGTAARLNKDDVVFTAYCDVEQASVVKEAFRRAYNKLSPPCRITVDRGEKLLVS
- the nucS gene encoding endonuclease NucS produces the protein MTVTSVHDPSHRESLWELEDAFERGDLISVFGRCTVSYEGRAASDLGAGDRLLVLKPDGAALVHTDEGRQPVNWQPPGSEHRAAVRDGRLRVVSTRSNPDETLTVRFSDVHQLSAMAVTGGRDLDLHGSEEDLRTRILERPDLVESGFEPRETERPSSAGPMDIFGVDADETPVVVELKRRRVGPDAVGQLARYVRAMEEELGVGASAAAADGTADAENDPDIENDPESDLDAENNADPGNDGVTAVRGILVAPSITDRAAERLADRGFDHVALEPTPTE
- a CDS encoding adenosylhomocysteinase — its product is MSETAYPPVSKHLSDVETAREEGRRKMDWALQHMPILNALRDDFVDEQPLAGETIAMAMHVEAKTANLVELLAEGGAEVAITGCNPLSTHDDVSAALDTHESITSYAVRGVDDEEYYDAMHACIAHEPTITVDDGMDMVKLVHEEYPDLIDSIVGGAEETTTGVDRLRAMDADGELHYPVFAVNDTPMKQLFDNVHGTGESSLATIAMTTNLSWAGKNVVVGGFGQCGKGVAKKASGQNANVIVCEVDPRKALEAHMEGYEVLPMVEAAKKGDVFITTTGNRDVITREHFEEMNDGVLLANAGHFDVEVNLDHLDDLAVDRYEVRDGVEGFEMEDGRVLNVIAEGRLVNLAAPIALGHPVEVMDQSFGVQAVVVRELAANGESYDAGVHDVPDELDREVADIKLAAEGVEYDDLTDEQREYMGSWEHGT
- a CDS encoding DNA primase, whose translation is MSKRITSLLLIAVVALGAMTGVAAADGHLEVAVEDADGEPTVTVTQNDTAVENATVVVSVADEDDDENESYAGAGEYQTDANGTVELPAAEEDVTVDVTVASGNETASTTVDLEAPDGLELDVEDADGEPVVTVTDDDEAVENATVNVSVADPANASYAGTGEYDTDANGTVTLPAAEEDVTVDVTAEYDNRSVSTTVDLEAPDGLELDVENTDDEPVVTVSDDDDPVENATVGVALADDADENASYAGTGEYETDANGTVTLPAAEEDVTVDVTAEYDNRSASTTVELTAGDDDEEDDSAGTPFGQLMRDFIENISDREGGIGAAVSDFATENNPGNASDDAGDDEDDGNASDAPGNAPEGVGNGSDDGERGPPDHAGPNGDDAEDDETEADDTEEEDGEEDDAEGDDDDDDDADDEDDEDGESGPPDHAGGPGGN
- a CDS encoding amidohydrolase, which codes for MDYLRVTGGRVLRPDGRVERADIAVDRDEGTIQAVRSPAEVDDAVGATADETLDASDSLVIPGLVNAHTHVAMTLLRGYADDKPLDPWLREDIWPAEAELTPDDVEAGAELGAVEMIRSGTTAFADMYFAMDRVADAIDRAGLRARLGHGVVTVGKDDGDARADVEKSLAVARELDGAADGRIRTAFMPHSLTTVGEEYLREGIAEAREAGIPVHLHANETTDEVDPIVDERGERPIAYAEDLDALGPDDFFAHGVHVDGSEIDRLAEAGTAVVHCPASNMKLASGMAPVQRLREAGVTVALGTDGAASNNDLDVFDEMRDAAMLGKLAADDASAVPAAAVVEMATAGGADALGLPGGRIESGAAADLAVVDFDAPHLTPVHDPVSHLAYAARGSDVRHTVCDGEVLMRDREVLTLDAEAVQARAAEAASDLVDRVDAAE